The Manis javanica isolate MJ-LG chromosome 2, MJ_LKY, whole genome shotgun sequence genome contains a region encoding:
- the SPATA31F1 gene encoding LOW QUALITY PROTEIN: protein SPATA31F1 (The sequence of the model RefSeq protein was modified relative to this genomic sequence to represent the inferred CDS: inserted 8 bases in 5 codons; deleted 5 bases in 5 codons; substituted 3 bases at 3 genomic stop codons) has protein sequence MLSPTFALWDVGYPLYTTYGSIFIIILIIWQVKRSYHALRLEPKRSCCQHYRKVTQRNRDAASRHKRLPQEEAEKPWELLSIMKSQSWLPQEGSVRSILCTDTSFQTCDRMALEIQHLLVGESALISPTSSGPSHDSXCLEILSMSRVSFEQNLEHCFHTQRASTSISNTPASQFTDQKSLTXPAVQLTNTINIHDDWTEHLKLRQGFQVPEVPWGPDMMSFSSLQEPRILMNQEELTHSDTNLVYRNQEQQPLISQVSLLTLNQEITTLTHPIALHMAAALPAQLPFLCPEVLRLLEVHVKKWMHFQRWGLPRRVEESLRQLMPNPPFFYGPEHNQPVSFLQNTSEFAFENLGAISYQTWGSCVXGQPTHAFWVLEWPIMDPEQRHHYQQIPNHVAWTASPSPALRTLSGLYPFPWQQVYDTVGRLQQKYSQLFCGLPSLHSESLVDTVLGSQGFSTNGSMSRYPLNDPFLFKGLSFLPVLPTSPSQSAPPSFPSSPSWVTPSEQRAQVSVAFLTLAQCEALEWHLLQRQLQHQWGLPAVFXGSQHTQSSVQCQPYDKAQSPERVKTSCPGKPMLLVTRELLFFPEHARRLLELHLQSQSIHPHWGLPQKVRESAQLLLSLTDQQTLSWGSTAXANVSFPQPTAPEAIRAGDPFSPIIDPHLFDQAKAILRSHINSKSGQIHQGKVPACVYSSWECIIPGSLEVTPRTCIPESKPLELQAAAGPDLQQAVMPWMPTAPEQQQASPGVVSEHPKLPRTLSKRAIEKLEMTLRHKYLAFLSGLPALYSVTLSGAMAPVVTTQAVITEMVPGPDKFPTEPLTRRISSDEQHLSPGSGFQDASETCADIADEFLPEVEAEGMTEMVPPDSQPEPARAYSLKKPLLAKLNFHLRKKILEVQLEIPIKARESREQRAAISENICSQESPGSLNNQGKALLQELPIPADIPHDPGPERLHLKEQLPTELKAVKQNQKQPRSRAVPQGSAHWASKVSQPSGDTAEARVLCVQLEGSMNSPSLREPWSREPQSSGKSKDLAQVSMPAETRGGPGKPNSAGDHREGDAGFVLSATREKRHPXRPEGMLVKRTPHSLQQQGQGFHLDAPCQHSPXHRPQLDLPELPPGVPRGKESKKHGLPDSQTKLSVIRKPARIPENARPVVPQVSQGQPLLGQLIQSKPLPGRNLQGRILQGQVMPVHTHKSPSLXQSGLRSKMKSFLNHINPKTKGQGHRESKFFTAEKVANTGKENVAKSLAPAKSPMGRTQTEKARQRGRAQSPPTEKWGLAFVGGPHPPDSKLGHHSHPLHLASVLGHPRHCPQHCPRVACATQQRKPP, from the exons CCAAAGCTGGCTTCCTCAGGAGGGAAGTGTGCGGAGTATCCTGTGTACAGACACCAGCTTCCAAACCTGTGATCGCATGGCCCTGGAGATTCAGCATTTGCTGGTGGGTGAGAGTGCCCTGATCTCCCCCACTTCATCAGGACCATCACATGACTC TTGTCTAGAAATTTTGTCCATGTCAAGAGTGTCTTTTGAGCAGAATCTAGAGCATTGTTTCCACACT CAAAGAGCTTCCACTTCCATCTCCAACACCCCAGCGTCACAATTCACAGATCAGAAATCCTTAACATAGCCAGCTGTCCAGTTAACCAATACAATCAACATCCATGACGACTGGACTGAGCACCTCAAACTAAGGCAGGGATTTCAAGTGCCAGAGGTGCCTTGGGGCCCAGACATGATGTCTTTTTCAAGCCTTCAGGAGCCTAGAATTCTGATGAACCAAGAGGAGTTGACACACAGCGACACCAACCTTGTCTACAGGAACCAAGAGCAGCAGCCCTTGATTTCCCAAGTGTCTCTGCTGACCCTGAACCAAGAAATCACTACCTTGACACATCCCATAGCCTTGCACATGGcagctgccctccctgcccaacTGCCATTCCTCTGTCCTGAAGTCCTGAGACTTCTTGAAGTTCATGTG AAAAAATGGATGCATTTCCAGAGGTGGGGGCTCCCCAGACGTGTGGAGGAGTCCCTGAGGCAGCTTATGCCAAACCCACCATTCTTTTATGGACCTGAACATAATCAACCagtttctttcctccaaaatacTTCTGAGTTTGCTTTCGAGAATTTGGGGGCCATTTCCTACCAGACCTGGGGTTCCTGTG ACGGCCAGCCCACCCACGCCTTCTGGGTCTTGGAATGGCCCATTATGGACCCGGAACAAAGACACCACTACCAGCAAATCCCAAACCATGTGGCTTGGACAGCCTCTCCCTCTCCAGCCCTTAGAACACTT AGTGGCCTCTACCCATTTCCTTGGCAACAGGTTTATGACACGGTGGGCCGTTTGCAACAGAAATACAGCCAGCTATTCTGTGGCCTCCCTTCTCTACACAGTGAGTCCCTAGTTGACACTGTCTTGGGCTCTCAAGGCTTCTCCACAAACGGTAGCATGTCCAGGTACCCCTTGAATGATCCTTTTCTCTTCAAGGGGCTCTCCTTCCTCCCGGTGCTGCCTACAAGTCCATCCCAGTCAGCCCCACCGTCTTTCCCATCTTCCCCCAGTTGGGTCACTCCATCTGAGCAGCGAGCTCAGGTCAGTGTTGCATTTCTGACTCTGGCCCAGTGTGAAGCCTTGGAGTGGCACCTGCTGCAGAGGCAGCTCCAGCATCAGTGGGGTTTGCCAGCTGTCTTCTAGGGATCTCAGCACACGCAGAGCTCTGTGCAGTGTCAGCCCTATGACAAAGCCCAGTCTCCTGAGAGAGTGAAAACATCCTGCCCAGGAAAACCCATGTTGCTCGTCACCAGGGAACTACTTTTCTTCCCAGAGCATGCCCGGAGGCTGCTGGAACTCCACCTCCAGAGCCAGTCGATCCACCCCCACTGGGGCCTGCCCCAGAAGGTCCGGGAGTCCGCCCAGTTGCTCCTGTCCCTCACCGACCAGCAGACTCTGTCCTGGGGCAGCACAGCCTGAGCCAATGTGAGTTTTCCCCAGCCTACGGCCCCAGAGGCCATTAGGGCTGGTGACCCGTTCTCACCCATCATAGACCCACACTTGTTTGACCAGGCCAAGGCAATACTGCGGAGCCATATCAACTCCAAAAGTGGGCAGATTCATCAGGGCAAGGTCCCTGCCTGTGTATACAGCTCCTGGGAGTGCATAATTCCTGGGAGCCTGGAAGTGACTCCCCGCACCTGCATCCCAGAAAGCAAGCCCCTGGAGCTACAGGCAGCAGCTGGCCCTGACCTCCAGCAGGCAGTTATGCCCTGGATGCCAACAGCGCCTGAGCAGCAGCAGGCCTCACCAGGTGTTGTCAGTGAACATCCTAAGCTGCCCCGAACCCTGTCCAAGAGAGCCATTGAGAAACTGGAGATGACTTTACGACACAAGTATCTGGCCTTCTTGTCAGGGCTGCCTGCTCTTTATTCTGTGACTCTCTCTGGGGCCATGGCACCAGTAGTCACTACCCAGGCTGTAATCACAGAGATGGTGCCTGGACCTGACAAATTCCCAACAGAGCCACTGACTCGGAGGATCTCCTCTGATGAGCAGCATCTAAGTCCCGGGTCCGGCTTTCAGGATGCCAGTGAGACTTGTGCAGACATTGCAGATGAGTTCCTGCCTGAAGTGGAGGCAGAAGGAATGACTGAGATGGTGCCTCCAGACAGCCAACCAGAGCCAGCTCGAGCCTACTCACTAAAGAAACCCCTCTTAGCCAAACTAAATTTCCACCTGAGAAAGAAGATCCTAGAGGTACAACTGGAAATTCCCATAAAGGCGAGGGAGTCCAGGGAACAAAGGGCAGCGATCTCAGAGAACATATGCAGCCAGGAGTCTCCTGGAAGTCTAAACAACCAAGGAAAAGCATTGCTCCAGGAACTCCCCATCCCAGCAGACATTCCTCATGACCCGGGTCCAGAACGGCTCCACCTCAAAGAGCAGCTGCCCACTGAGTTAAAGGCAGTGAAGCAGAACCAGAAGCAGCCACGTTCCAGAGCAGTACCTCAAGGTTCTGCCCACTGGGCCTCCAAAGTCTCACAACCCAGTGGAGACACAGCAGAGGCCCGGGTGCTTTGTGTTCAGCTGGAAGGCAGCATGAACAGCCCCAGCCTGCGGGAGCCCTGGAGTCGTGAGCCCCAAAGCTCTGGCAAGAGCAAGGACTTGGCCCAAGTCTCCATGCCGGCAGAAACGAGAGGGGGCCCAGGGAAACCCAACTCAGCAGGGGACCACAGAGAAGGGGATGCAGGGTTTGTGCTCTCtgcaacaagagaaaaaaggcaCCC GAGGCCAGAAGGGATGCTTGTGAAGAGAACACCCCACAGCCTCCAGCAGCAGGGACAAGGCTTTCACCTTGATGCTCCCTGTCAACACAGTC AGCATCGCCCTCAGCTTGACCTCCCAGAGCTACCTCCGGGAGTCCCTAGGGGGAAGGAATCCAAGAAGCATGGCCTGCCAGATAGTCAAACCAAGCTCAGTGTCATCCGCAAACCAGCAAGGATTCCTGAGAATGCCCGGCCTGTAGTGCCCCAGGTGTCACAGGGCCAGCCTCTCCTGGGCCAGCTCATTCAGAGTAAGCCACTTCCCGGTCGAAATTTGCAAGGTCGTATTTTGCAGGGGCAGGTGATGCCAGTCCATACCCACAAGAGCCCCAGCCT CCAGAGTGGCTTGAGAAGCAAGATGAAATCCTTTCTGAACCATATTAACCCCAAGACAAAAGGCCAAGGGCACAGGGAATCCAAGTTCTTTACAGCTGAGAAAGTGGCCAACACCGGAAAAGAGAATGTAGCAAAGAGCCTGGCTCCAGCCAAAAGTCCCATGGGGCGAACTCAGACAGAGAAGGCAAGACAGAGAGGGCGA GCCCAGTCTCCCCCCACTGAGAAGTGGGGCCTGGCCTTCGTGGGTGGCCCTCACCCCCCAGACAGCAAGCTCGGGCACCACTCCCATCCACTCCACTTGGCCTCAGTCCTGGGCCACCCCCGCCACTGCCCTCAGCACTGTCCCCGAGTGGCTTGTGCCACCCAACAAAGGAAACCGCCCTAA